The Deltaproteobacteria bacterium nucleotide sequence AGCACTCAAGGATAACCCCTTTTTCTCTTAAGTGATCCAGGGTTTTTTCCATCTCCCCCAGGCCGGCTTTGGCCGCGGGGTCTTGGGCCAGGCATTCCTGCCACCAGGTTTCCAACGTATGTTCTCCCGTAAAAAAATTTTCTTTCAGGAGTTTTCCGGAGGAGACAAAAAAAAGGCGGGGCCCCCGGGCGTTATAAAAAAGGAGTCCGAAATCTTCCTCCCTTACCTGGCAGCCGGGGGCCAGGGTGTATCGGAGTTCTCTGTGGGATGCGGCCATAGCCGTCCTCAATAAACCCCGCAGATACCGTCTATGGCCAATTCTTCGATCTTGATTTCCTCAACCAAAAAGATGTCTTTTTCTTCCTCTTGGCTCTTAAAAGATTGGGCTTTGATTTCATTATCTGGTTCTAACATCCTTATAATAACCTCCCACAACAATGCACTCATTAGAAATTAAAGGTACTATCCATTGCTTCATCGCTGATCACAACAACCGTATTATGCGGCGGAAGCGGTTCCTTATAAAAAAACTCCGGCAGGCGATCATCTTTACTGGTAAAGCCAGCCTTTCGATTGAACT carries:
- the mftB gene encoding mycofactocin biosynthesis chaperone MftB (MftB, a small protein, is a peptide chaperone that assists the radical SAM enzyme MftC in performing two modifications to the C-terminal Val-Tyr dipeptide of the mycofactocin precursor peptide, MftA. MftB's role is analogous to the role of PqqD in the biosynthesis of PQQ, a cofactor that derives entirely from a Tyr and a Glu in the precursor PqqA.), with the translated sequence MAASHRELRYTLAPGCQVREEDFGLLFYNARGPRLFFVSSGKLLKENFFTGEHTLETWWQECLAQDPAAKAGLGEMEKTLDHLREKGVILEC
- the mftA gene encoding mycofactocin precursor (Mycofactocin is a small molecule electron carrier derived from the final two amino acids, Val-Tyr, of MftA, the mycofactocin precursor. It plays a role in redox homeostasis and the metabolism of alcohols and aldehydes in Actinobacteria, including Mycobacterium tuberculosis.), with the protein product MLEPDNEIKAQSFKSQEEEKDIFLVEEIKIEELAIDGICGVY